The DNA region GTGCCCTTGGCCTGTTGTTGCTCGTCCCCTGTAGTGGCATGTGCTCTTCACAGCGGCCAGATCACAGCATGTGACAGTCTCTCGTGTGTAATGTGAGAGTTGTGGTCGAGGTGTCATTCGCTTCAGATGGACAGTGTTTGAGAAAGAGAACGTCCAGTCACATCCTGGCCTCCCAGTGAAAGACAGGGTCTGTGTCTCTGATTGGTGCAGCTCCTTATAGCTGTGGAGGGGACGGTGTGAGAGGTCAAGGGTCAACACACTGTTCATACAGTTAGTTTTACTACAGTGAACATACTTGGTGTCATCATTGGCTTATCTGACATGATGAGGTTAACCAGATTTATCCTTCCTCTGTTGAACTCTGCTTAGAACAGATATCATGAattatgaatatgaaaatgaaGGTTTAAAATTCATATGATTCCCATGATAAATTAAGTATATGTTTGCAACAGGTCATCAATTTTGATGAATTGTTTTTACCTTTTGATTTTACTTTAGTAagtcatgtgtttatttacaatatattGCAAGGTGTCTAGAAAGGCTGCATGTAAAAAGAATGATCTCCTTGTTAGTATAGTGGTGAGTATCCCTGCCtgtcatctatctatctatctatctatctatctatctatctatctatctatctatctatctatctatctatctatctatctatctatctatctatctatctatctatctatctatctatctatctatctatctatctatctatctatctatctatctatctatctatctatctatctatctatctatctatctatctatctatctatctatctatctatctatctatctatctatctatctatctatctatctatctatctatctatctatctatcttaatattttattgttattgaatCGATTGATAgagaaaataatctgcagattaaCTGAAAAAAGTTATTACTTGTAGCACAAGAAAGCTTCAGCGTGAATGAAATTTGAAGAACGTTTTGTTTCCAAAAGTATTTTATGGATCACAAATcatcagactgtgtgtgtgtgtgtgtgtgtgtgtgtgtgtgtgtgtgtgtgtgtgtgtgtgtgtgtgtgtgtgtgtgtgtgtgtgtgtgtgtgtgtgtgtgtctgtaggtgtgtgtggatAAAGTTAAGGTAATGGAAGTCATTGCAGTTGAATGGCTCTGATGGCTTTAGGAGGCGGGGTCATGAGAACGGACCCGATCAGATGAGAGATGCCATCACACATGAAACTTCGTAAAAATCATAATTCCCAAGAACCAATAAGAAATATGACTAAGGCATCAAATGtgactgtttttctttggtTAACGTCCCCATAAGTTCCCCATATTACTTAGTTATGATTTCCAAACAGCATTGTTTCCATGAAGCCTGACTGCCAGCTGCTCAgctctcaacttcctgcaagtGAATTTCCCATTTCACTAACTTCTGTAGGCCCCAACATATGTGAGCCTATTTTCagtccacacacgcacacacacagacacactcagcaTTGTGTTTCTGGGTCACACGTCTGTTGTCAGCCTGGACTGCAGTGACAGCTTGTGAGAAAGTGACTTACCATCTACACTTCATTTGGCTGGAGCCACACTGTGTAATTATCTGATTATTAAAATGTAAGTGCTGCCCTGACTGCTGTGTTTCTCGTCTAAGTGTTGTTGTCGTGGTGCGATGGACAAGTTGAGTTCTCCTGCGGGTCGGAGCATCGAGGAGTGTTTTTAATTTGGGCCGCTGGCTCTGCTCAAACCCCCAACCCTGCTGCGATTTCCTTTACTGGAATTCCTTGAATGGACACGTTGGCAGGCTGGTTGCTCACAGTTCCTGGATGTTTTAGTGAGGTTGTGACTCTTGTGTGTCTTTTACACAGCTGCCCTACCTGCTGCTGAACTCCACAGGAGCAGACCCCAAGACTCGCATGTACCCCGTGTTCTTCGGGGAAAGCATTGAGGTCAACCCCAAACCAGAGCAGGAAATCAAgtaagaggacacacacagactcaacagtGGCTCCAATATGGTTTTTAACATTGTCTTTTCAACACTGCCACCTAGTGATCAGTTTTAGATGTGTGTTTAAACTGTTGAACATCTTTTCTCCAGGTGCATCTCTGAGGTCAAGTATGACTCTGACAAGCATTACCGGGACCAGGTGTACTGCACCCCCGTTCCCACGGCCACCTCCTTCAGCGAGACAGTGGTAGCGGTGCAGAACTGCACATGGCGGAGCTACAAGTCCCAGGTGTACCTGGAGCCGCGGCAGAGGCCCATCAGCTACCAGAGCACCACCATCATCTACCCCAAACACGCCAAGAACACTTACCGCACCACGCTCAACTACAACGCCACGGGCTCCCGCCGCTGGTTCGTCTCCACGGTGCAGCTGGAGTCGAGCGAGGACACTAGTCCCTGTGTCATCTACACCGAGGACCTGTAGAGCTCAGCCCGGACAGGGGGATGGCTACCTGGCAaccatcttgttttttctcagaGGATGAGGATCGAGGGAGGGCCCATTTTGAAAAGGAAATACTTCAAGTGTTGTCTGGAGCCCTACAAACCCTGGTCTGGTCATCTTTACGTGCCATGGAGGAAACTCTGGAAACCTTCAGTGACATTTCACCTGAGTGTGTTTAGACTTTCTACTGAGGCCGTCTTTAGGAAGGGACTCCTGGCAGTTTGAAGCTGCACTTGAATGGTTAATGTCTTATTTAATACAAGAGCTGACAAATTGGTGGCTTTCCGGTTTTTAATAGATCAGATTGCAGACGTCTGTGTATGTAGAGAAAAGTCGAGATGACACGAGTTGTGGGAGTTCGCGCAAACTCCGGTCACACCAATGCAAAGCTTGCTAATATGGCTTTATTGCACTTGTTTTCTATATATCACAGTCCTCTCAGTGGACGTGGAATcgcagttcagttcagttcagttctgCGTTTGAAAAATTGGACCAAAGACTGTTTATCTCTGCAATAACTCCCCACTATGAGACAGTTACACAGTTTGAACTACACATTTAAGCAACAGCTTGTTTGGTTTGGTTAAGCGCTCAGTTGAAATATCTGCACACTGCAGGTGTTGGGATAATTCACACGAACCAGAGAGATGTGTATAGAGTGAAGACTGAAGTCTAATCCTACAGCACGATCACAGCACAGTGTACATGAGGCCTGGAGaattacattaaataatgaaCCGTGTTGGATCACTGGACTTTTGGTCTTaacttaatttgaatattttggtTAAAACAATGTCACagttaaggtttttttttcaataaactgGTTCTTGTTTGGTCTGAAGGGGGTGCTGGAGAGCTGGAGAGCTGGAGAGCTGGAGAGCTGGAGAGCTGGAGAGCTGGAGAGCTGGAGAGCAGCAGAGCCACAATCAATTTTAAAATCAATGGGAAATATATCCTCATgataacagttttatttattaagagtTTATTTACAACAACTCAAATGATCTGCTTCGTGATTGCAAGACCACATCATCTGTATTTTCAGAATTATTGATAATACTGAACAAATATGGCCTCTGACTTTTGTGGCAGATGGGAATTAGTTCATGACTTTGTCTTTTCGATCCATGTAACAGTTTCTTTGATTTTATAACTTGTTCTGGTTTCACTCAGACAATAATAAGGTAAAACATGTGAGAATCAGAAGGAAGTGACACTTCTTTGTCCAGCACTAAAATGGCGCTGACCTGATTACTTCTCCATTACAACTTCTCCGGAAGTTTCATGCTACAAACAATCGACAAGTCACTGTTTCCCTTCTCAATGAAAGGTCGACATTGTTCTGGATTGCACCAGCTCTTCATAAATGTGTCACGTAGTTTGTGGATAAAGTAGCTGCTCATTAACTCAGCTCCTTACATCGTTGTTGCAGCACAACTCACCAGAGTGTCAAACGCTACAGCATCAGAGGAGCAAACCATGGATTGAACATAACTACTTGTGAATGTAGTTGATGAGTTGTTAACTATCCAATAATGGACAACTTTTATCATGTGAGACATTTcaaccattttgttttttaatcctaTGAATGTGGCAAACATTAGCTCTTTCAAACGGTGCAGTCACTTACACGTGGCCCTTTAAATAATAACCAGTCTTTACTCTACTTGTTTGTTTAATGCGACCCCCTTCAAATACaggctgtgtctgaaatcacacTAGTGCACTCTATTGTGAGCTCACCATTTTGTTGTGCTGTCCAAATGTTTTGTGACAGTTTTGATAGTGCACAGTGCACTCGATTAAAATTGTGTGCAACTGATGGTCACTAACTGAGCAACatctcccatcatgcattgtgctGGCGGTGAAGAGACGAGACGAGTGAGAGCAGCGGGAACAGCCCGACCTGTCGTACAAATGTAAAAACGAGCGGAGCAGTTCAtcacaaactgagacaaacaaaTCTATTTCTACTAttaaaaattgtcatttattttttaccttAAAGTTTCAACACTAACTGTAACATAAACATTGTGGGATTGCGATAATTATttcgttctttttttttctgatgagCTCATTAAATATATTGTGCTCTAGAAGACCACGTATAGTTCAATGAGTGGGAGATTTCAGCCCACAGCCATAGTGATATTTCAATCTCCACTAAGTGAACTTTTAAATTTATGAATTGCTGGTGCAGCCGagtgtttcactttgtttttcagatACCACCAAATTGTTATTGTGGCACGTTTGTGTTCGATGTTGTTTCAAAAGCATGAATTTCCTCTGGTATCACCAACATGTAAAAAGTCGAGCAGTGATTAGATTTCCCTGTTGAAGatgtaaaatagattttttttattaatggaGCGTTTTCATGACTTCTTTATGTGTCTgtcttatatatataaatatatatatatttagattattGAACATGGCAAATATTGAGACTTCAGACTTTACCTCAAATTTTCGAAGGTATCAgttttatgtcattgcaaaTGTGTATTCCCCATTTTTCAACGGAGGTCGTGAGTGTGAGATCTTGTTTCAATTCATAGTTTGAAAAGCCCTCCAGGTGTGTGTAAAGTCGAAAGGACATGAAGGCTGTGAATCTGAGGTGGTTCATCACATACTGGGTTCAAATGAGGGAACAGTAAGTAGCAGGACAAAGAGCAAGACACCAGGAGGAAACAGACGAGATGAGGCCCTTGTTCTGGAGACGGCTCTTTGTGCAGcgcagtgaagctgctgctgggatGATGGAGAACTGAGCTATGTGCTGATGGTCTGTGAAATGTCAGAGAATCCTGAGACAGAGTTGGAGGGTGTCAA from Limanda limanda chromosome 5, fLimLim1.1, whole genome shotgun sequence includes:
- the rflna gene encoding refilin-A, encoding MVGHLHLQAMDDSLKGKNREGLLDSPDSGLPPSPSPPFCSLSPGLIESRSSSCTTPEESQHGCYRKESREGKLLPYLLLNSTGADPKTRMYPVFFGESIEVNPKPEQEIKCISEVKYDSDKHYRDQVYCTPVPTATSFSETVVAVQNCTWRSYKSQVYLEPRQRPISYQSTTIIYPKHAKNTYRTTLNYNATGSRRWFVSTVQLESSEDTSPCVIYTEDL